Proteins from a single region of Palaemon carinicauda isolate YSFRI2023 chromosome 1, ASM3689809v2, whole genome shotgun sequence:
- the LOC137619910 gene encoding putative CENPB DNA-binding domain-containing protein 1, whose translation MGSKKVADVKEKKRMMLSMEMKKEIIKKYKAGMRLSVLVKEYDRNPFTIGTILKQKEAIKATTPSNDVSIFSSKRSHVYDEMERLLLVWIKDKEMAGDTITEAIICQKASAIFMGRLQARTRKRPKPLLRRSTS comes from the coding sequence atgggttccaagaaagttgctgatgtcaaggaaaagaagaggatgatgctttccatggagatgaagaaggaaataatcaagaaatacaaggctggcatgcggttaagtgtgctcgtGAAGGAATATGACCGAAATCCGTTTACGATAGGAACGAtcttgaagcagaaggaagctatcaaagcaacAACACCTTCTAATGACGTGTCTATTTTCTCCAGTAAGAGGAGTCACGTctacgatgagatggagagactgctgcttgtctggataaaggacaaagaaatggctggagataCTATCACCGAAGCAATAATCTGTCAGAAAGCCAGTGCCATtttcatggggaggctgcaagctcggacgcGAAAGCGgccaaagcctttgttaagacgttcgacgagttga